A stretch of Cheilinus undulatus linkage group 20, ASM1832078v1, whole genome shotgun sequence DNA encodes these proteins:
- the hoxb6b gene encoding homeobox protein Hox-B6b gives MSSYFVNSTFPVSLPGGQDSLLGQIPLYSSGYTDPLRHYSNAATYGAANMQDKVYPASYYQQTGAAAAAIYGRAGGGGAPCDYNPVGTFYKDAEGSCAFSSRDEQPLFEHQQRKAAECAEQTVSMSSSLDDKSSTLIYPWMQRMNACSAGPFGNSGRRGRQTYTRYQTLELEKEFHFNRYLTRRRRIEISHALCLTERQIKIWFQNRRMKWKKENKLLNPSKTEEEEEQAEKKS, from the exons ATGAGTTCCTATTTTGTTAACTCAACTTTTCCCGTGTCTCTACCGGGAGGACAGGACTCTCTCCTGGGTCAGATCCCGTTATATTCCTCGGGATACACCGATCCGTTAAGACACTACTCCAACGCGGCCACATATGGAGCAGCCAACATGCAGGACAAGGTTTACCCCGCGTCCTACTACCAGCAGACGGGCGCAGCAGCCGCGGCCATCTACGGCAGGGCGGGCGGAGGAGGAGCGCCCTGCGACTACAACCCGGTCGGGACTTTCTACAAGGACGCGGAGGGTTCGTGCGCTTTCTCGAGCCGCGACGAACAGCCGCTGTTTGAGCACCAGCAGCGCAAAGCAGCGGAGTGCGCGGAGCAGACTGTCAGCATGAGCAGCAGCCTCGACGACAAGTCCTCCACCCTCATCTACCCGTGGATGCAGAGGATGAACGCCTGTTCCGCCG GGCCGTTTGGCAACAGTGGCCGCAGGGGCCGGCAGACCTACACCCGCTACCAGACCCTGGAGCTGGAGAAGGAGTTCCACTTTAACCGCTACCTGACCAGGAGGCGCCGGATAGAGATCTCCCACGCTCTGTGTCTGACCGAGAGACAGATCAAAATCTGGTTTCAGAACCGCAGGATGAAGTGGAAAAAGGAGAACAAACTCCTGAACCCTtcaaagacagaagaggaggaggagcaggcgGAGAAAAAGAGctag
- the ttll6 gene encoding LOW QUALITY PROTEIN: tubulin polyglutamylase ttll6 (The sequence of the model RefSeq protein was modified relative to this genomic sequence to represent the inferred CDS: substituted 1 base at 1 genomic stop codon), with translation MGLPVDSPDRNDDALKYQQHAEGEGGESQTEACAHIPPAINPKKRRKAKKRXLWINLTNCKYESVCRAACRYGLREAAEGEDWTLFWTDCSVSLDRVKDMKRYQKINHFPGMSEICRKDSLARNMNRMLKLFPKDYNIFPRTWCLPADYSDFQAYTRAKKNKTYICKPDTGCQGKGIFITRSSKDIQSGEHMICQVYISKPFIMDGYKFDLRIYVLVTSCDPFSIFIFKEGLARFCTTKYNEPTHSNVDDVCMHLTNYSINKNSENFVRDEDTGSKRKLSTLNKLLESRSYNTEKMWNDIEDAIIKTLISAHPILKHNYHTCFPNHTTGSACFEILGFDVLLDHQLRPWVLEVNHSPSFTTDSQLDREVKDALLYDTLVLINLGACDRRKITKEERRRVKDRLQQNSTREARSEELRQCQAATVEQMERYEAKHLGGFRRIYPREGGEKYDKYFKHSSSLFQETAASKAREECARQQLQELRLKQEQEREHRGGRRKDLQGETAGERVRPQRRTQTQPPKPNCDFDLQPPLLSSVPENPEAAEVQEEVQEADDEEQERLDALQSRKKLLEDLGVVDQIHELLQVQRKGGGGSKDVYRLQESKAAPQRQQQSKFDSSQFSQRTTQQTFTQSSQQHPHSHMAPLGVWPLVDQRSLNMSGFLQTESYSRVAEIRRSFSAQRVHWTAGGSLSLKQDTASSLYTDARSRPGIPLINPVPKGGLRCSALLSHDPAALQSLLVISSRAPLVRRPGFSHIVRNSIRRAPQHGKGQ, from the exons tgtgtcgTGCTGCTTGCAGATACGGCCTGAGGGAGGCAGCAGAGGGTGAAGATTGGACGCTTTTCTGGACAGACTGCTCTGTGTCTTTGGACCGTGTTAAGGACATGAAGCGCTACCAG AAAATAAACCACTTCCCAGGTATGAGTGAAATCTGCCGCAAAGACTCGCTGGCCAGAAACATGAACCGGATGTTGAAGTTGTTCCCTAAAGACTACAATATCTTCCCCAGAACATGGTGCCTTCCTGCCGA TTACAGTGACTTTCAAGCTTACACCagggccaaaaaaaacaaaacgtaCATCTGTAAGCCGGATACTGGTTGCCAAGGCAAAGGCATCTTCATCACCAGATCAAGTAAAGACATCCAGTCTGGAGAGCACATGATCTGCCAGGTTTATATCTCTAAG CCTTTCATTATGGATGGATACAAGTTTGACCTGCGGATTTATGTGCTAGTGACGTCTTGTGACCCATTcagcattttcattttcaaggaGGGACTGGCTCGCTTCTGCACCACCAAATACAACGAACCAACACACAGCAATGTG GATGATGTGTGCATGCATCTGACGAACTACTCGATCAACAAGAACAGCGAGAACTTTGTCCGTGATGAAGACACTGGCAGCAAACG AAAACTGTCTACCCTGAACAAACTCTTGGAGTCACGCAGCTACAACACAGAGAAGATGTGGAACGACATCGAGGATGCCATCATAAAGACTCTGATCTCTGCTCACCCCATCCTGAAGCATAACTACCACACCTGCTTCCCCAACCACACCACCGGCAGCGCCTGCTTTGAGATCCTCGGCTTTGATGTGCTGCTGGATCACCAGCTCAGACCCTGGGTGCTGGAG GTAAATCACTCCCCTAGTTTTACCACCGACTCCCAGCTGGATCGTGAGGTGAAGGACGCGCTGCTCTACGACACTCTGGTTCTCATCAACCTGGGTGCCTGCGACCGTCGCAAAATCACCAAAGAGGAGAGACGCAGGGTGAAGGACAGGCTGCAGCAAAACAGCACTAGAGAGGCCAG GTCGGAGGAGCTGCGTCAGTGCCAGGCCGCCACGGTGGAGCAGATGGAGAGGTACGAGGCCAAACACCTGGGAGGCTTCAGGAGGATCTACCccagagaggggggagagaaaTACGACAAGTACTTCAAACACAGCAGCTCGCTCTTTCAGGAGACGGCAGCGTCCAAAGCCAGAGAGGAGTGTGCCAG GCAACAGCTCCAGGAGCTGCGTCTGAAGcaggagcaggagagagagcacAGAGGAGGCCGGAGGAAAGACCTACAGGGGGAGACGGCGGGGGAGCGTGTCCGGCCACAAAGACGAACTCAAACACAGCCCCCCAAACCAAACTGTGACTTCGACCTGCAGCCG CCGCTTTTGTCCAGTGTGCCGGAGAATCCTGAAGCCGCAGAGGTCCAGGAGGAGGTGCAGGAGGCAGACGACGAGGAGCAGGAGCGGCTGGATGCTCTGCAGAGCAGAAAGAAGCTGCTGGAGGACCTGGGGGTGGTGGATCAGATCCACGAGCTGCTGCAGGTCCAGAGAAAAGGAGGGGGAGGCAGCAAGGATGTCTACCGCCTCCAGGAGAGCAAAGCGGCTCCtcagagacagcagcagagcaaG tttgacTCGTCACAGTTTTCACAAAGGACAACACAACAAACCTTCACTCAGAGCTCACAGCAG CACCCTCACTCCCACATGGCCCCGCTCGGCGTCTGGCCCTTGGTGGATCAGAGGAGCCTGAACATGTCCGGGTTCCTGCAGACTGAGAGCTACAGCAGAGTGGCAGAGATACGCCGGAGCTTCAGCGCCCAGCGGGTTCACTGGACAG CCGGCGGCTCCCTCTCTCTGAAACAGGACACAGCCAGCAGCCTCTACACAGACGCCCGGTCCCGTCCAGGCATCCCACTCATAAACCCCGTCCCTAAAGGAGGCCTTCGCTGCAGCGCCCTCTTGTCCCACGACCCCGCTGCCCTGCAGAGCCTGCTCGTCATCTCCTCCCGCGCCCCCCTGGTCCGGAGGCCTGGCTTCTCTCACATCGTCCGAAACTCCATCCGCAGAGCCCCCCAGCACGGAAAAGGCCAGTGA